A region of Moorena producens PAL-8-15-08-1 DNA encodes the following proteins:
- the tnpA gene encoding IS200/IS605 family transposase: protein MCKYNVVWCPKYRRPVLVEEVEARLKELLHQIAKEIQVEIIELEVMPDHVHLLCECDPQFGIHRVVKRFKGATSRYLREQFPHLKSRLPTLWTNSYFLSTVGGAPLETIKRYVKNQKEV, encoded by the coding sequence TTGTGTAAATACAACGTCGTGTGGTGCCCAAAGTACCGCAGACCAGTCTTAGTAGAAGAGGTAGAAGCAAGATTAAAAGAACTCCTCCATCAAATAGCAAAAGAGATCCAAGTTGAAATTATTGAATTAGAGGTGATGCCTGACCATGTTCACTTGCTCTGTGAATGCGACCCACAATTTGGCATTCACAGAGTTGTTAAACGATTTAAAGGAGCAACTAGTAGATATCTCAGAGAACAATTTCCCCATCTAAAGAGCCGACTACCTACTTTATGGACTAATTCTTATTTCCTGTCCACAGTGGGAGGCGCTCCCCTAGAAACAATTAAAAGGTACGTCAAAAATCAAAAAGAGGTTTAG